A region of Allocoleopsis franciscana PCC 7113 DNA encodes the following proteins:
- a CDS encoding hybrid sensor histidine kinase/response regulator, which translates to MIEDEELRNLYQISSEERLQQLKSGLQYLQKYPDDETTLKELRREAHSLRGDSRGVGVESVETLVYWVEKIFGHLIRQQIVFTPQLNNRLEQGLAAINRLVQEAVTEQPSGVDIDGVIEGLTGIISEAQKPPSDASLDAKVDQKWELTLHQGAVPFAIAPGDAALSEIANINNETAQSVSALIEDETLRELYHITSLERLQNLEAGLRNLTLYPADETILETLQREAHSLTGDSKSAGVETVEILARSLEEILLNLKHQQIVLTQKLIDCLEQGLTAIHRLVEESVTGQPSGVDVTEVFDYLMEVVLELQQLQPDAVPSDEEEKEDQEDFHFQPTIDDHTHPFITPLLKSEFKGNVTQIPSTFIEDEEFRDIYRTTSEERLQKLEAGLLHLEKHPDDETTLEELLREAHSLKGDSRSADLESVETLTHAVEDVLLCIKKQQIILTSEVSDRLYQGLDAIAFLVHEAVTGQHSNVDTPAVLKQLMAVVAALPLPESLSVPPETPAAIPTIATQDIPTPSIGASEPYRIDTIRVPTRELDALMTQAEELTVTKIQIAHATAEIEELARLWNKWKAFNKKQHRQSSSLATNPYQESIQKAIDSLSLLAQDNSTKLNLIAEDLKEKIGNLRLLPLSTLFQFFTRTVRDLAKQQGKEVELIIEGGETTADKRILEEMKDSLMHLIRNAIDHGIETPAEREKLGKPPIATIWLRGYQSTHHIVIEIADDGRGLDIKKIKQTAVKRKLYHPEQLENMTSSQVYSLIFAPGFSTRTFITEISGRGIGLDVVRTNVERLKGSIQIESTPGQKCTFRLQLGKSLATLNTLLLKVQGIIYALPMEYVPGSLLVSQDEISIIKGREMITWDGEKVPVVDLGDLLQLSNSPGYISRPKVEQQTSELRTCIILKVGEEQAGFFVDRLLDTQEVVIKPQSQLLKRMHNILGATILPSGEVCMILHPPDLLKSLQKQSPSTVQIKPNKIIPRKPSILLVEDSIYVRTQEQRLLEKAGYEVVIAVDGLDGYRQLKKRNFDAVISDVEMPNLDGLSLTTKIRQHPEYQDLPIILVTTLNSDEDKRRGADAGANAYVIKGKFNQEFLLETLEKFV; encoded by the coding sequence ATGATAGAAGACGAAGAACTCCGGAATCTGTATCAGATTTCAAGTGAAGAACGTTTGCAGCAATTGAAATCTGGATTGCAGTATTTACAAAAATACCCGGATGATGAAACAACCTTAAAAGAATTGCGGCGAGAAGCTCATAGTCTGAGAGGAGATTCTAGAGGTGTCGGGGTAGAATCTGTAGAAACTCTTGTTTATTGGGTTGAGAAAATTTTTGGACACCTCATCCGTCAACAAATCGTTTTCACTCCACAATTGAACAATCGACTCGAACAAGGATTAGCGGCAATTAATCGTTTGGTACAGGAAGCCGTCACTGAGCAACCAAGTGGGGTGGATATAGATGGAGTGATTGAAGGATTGACTGGGATTATTTCGGAGGCACAAAAACCACCGTCAGATGCTTCTTTAGACGCCAAAGTAGATCAAAAATGGGAGCTAACTTTGCATCAAGGAGCTGTACCTTTTGCGATCGCCCCTGGAGACGCTGCGCTTAGCGAAATCGCAAACATTAACAACGAAACTGCTCAATCTGTATCCGCTCTGATAGAAGACGAAACACTCCGGGAGTTATACCACATTACCAGCCTAGAGCGTTTGCAGAATTTGGAAGCTGGCTTACGCAATTTAACATTGTATCCGGCAGATGAAACGATTTTAGAAACATTACAACGGGAAGCCCACAGCCTTACCGGAGACTCGAAAAGTGCTGGGGTAGAAACAGTAGAAATCCTCGCCCGTTCTCTGGAAGAGATTCTCTTAAACCTCAAACATCAACAGATTGTTTTAACCCAAAAATTGATCGATTGCCTTGAGCAAGGATTAACAGCTATTCATCGTTTGGTAGAAGAATCCGTTACCGGTCAACCCAGTGGAGTTGATGTCACTGAAGTTTTTGATTACTTGATGGAAGTAGTTTTGGAGTTACAACAGCTACAACCGGATGCTGTTCCCAGCGATGAAGAGGAAAAAGAAGATCAGGAAGATTTTCACTTTCAACCCACGATTGATGACCATACCCATCCATTTATTACACCCCTATTAAAATCAGAGTTCAAGGGTAACGTTACCCAAATTCCTTCCACCTTTATCGAAGATGAAGAGTTTCGAGACATTTATAGAACGACAAGCGAAGAACGCTTACAGAAACTCGAAGCTGGGTTGCTACATTTAGAAAAACATCCCGATGACGAAACCACGTTAGAAGAATTGCTGCGGGAAGCGCACAGCCTTAAAGGTGATTCAAGAAGTGCAGACTTGGAATCGGTAGAAACCCTGACTCATGCTGTCGAAGACGTTCTTTTATGCATCAAAAAACAACAAATTATCTTAACGTCAGAAGTCAGCGATCGCCTTTATCAAGGATTGGATGCGATCGCTTTTTTGGTACACGAAGCCGTAACAGGTCAACACAGTAATGTTGATACTCCAGCGGTATTAAAACAGTTGATGGCAGTCGTTGCGGCACTTCCCCTTCCAGAGTCCCTATCGGTTCCTCCTGAAACCCCTGCTGCCATTCCCACAATTGCAACTCAAGATATACCCACTCCCTCTATCGGAGCAAGTGAACCCTATCGCATCGATACCATTCGCGTTCCCACTCGCGAACTCGATGCCTTAATGACACAAGCGGAGGAATTAACCGTCACCAAAATCCAAATTGCTCACGCTACCGCTGAAATTGAAGAATTAGCACGCCTGTGGAATAAGTGGAAAGCCTTTAATAAAAAGCAACATCGTCAGTCTTCCTCTTTGGCAACTAATCCTTATCAAGAGAGTATACAAAAAGCAATCGACAGCTTGAGTCTATTGGCTCAGGATAATAGCACCAAACTAAACTTAATTGCTGAGGACTTAAAAGAAAAAATTGGTAATTTACGACTTCTTCCTCTATCTACCTTATTTCAGTTTTTTACCCGTACCGTGCGGGATTTAGCCAAACAGCAAGGCAAAGAAGTGGAATTAATCATTGAAGGAGGAGAAACAACAGCCGACAAGCGCATTCTCGAAGAAATGAAAGACTCCTTGATGCACCTGATCCGTAATGCGATCGACCATGGTATCGAGACTCCCGCCGAACGCGAAAAATTGGGTAAACCTCCCATCGCTACGATTTGGTTAAGAGGTTACCAAAGTACTCACCATATCGTTATTGAAATAGCAGATGATGGGCGAGGATTAGACATCAAAAAAATTAAACAAACTGCCGTTAAACGCAAGCTTTACCATCCAGAACAACTGGAAAATATGACTTCCAGTCAAGTCTACTCTCTAATCTTTGCTCCTGGGTTTTCAACCCGAACCTTTATTACAGAAATTTCTGGTAGAGGCATTGGATTAGATGTAGTCCGCACTAATGTTGAGCGGCTAAAAGGTAGCATTCAAATTGAATCAACCCCCGGTCAAAAATGTACATTCCGCCTACAGTTAGGCAAGTCACTGGCAACCCTTAATACATTGTTATTGAAGGTACAAGGCATTATCTATGCTCTACCAATGGAGTATGTGCCGGGGAGTTTATTAGTTTCCCAAGATGAGATTTCTATCATTAAAGGTCGAGAAATGATTACTTGGGATGGTGAAAAAGTTCCGGTTGTTGATTTAGGCGATTTGCTACAACTCTCCAACTCCCCTGGTTATATATCCAGACCCAAGGTTGAACAACAAACGAGCGAGTTACGTACTTGTATTATACTCAAAGTTGGAGAAGAACAAGCGGGATTTTTTGTTGATCGCCTGTTGGATACACAAGAGGTGGTCATCAAACCTCAGAGCCAATTATTGAAGCGAATGCATAACATCCTTGGCGCAACAATTCTTCCTTCTGGGGAAGTATGTATGATTCTGCATCCTCCAGATTTGCTTAAGTCATTGCAAAAACAATCTCCATCCACTGTTCAAATTAAACCCAATAAAATCATTCCCCGAAAGCCTAGCATTCTCCTCGTAGAAGACTCTATTTATGTTCGTACTCAAGAACAACGGCTATTAGAGAAAGCGGGCTATGAAGTAGTGATAGCTGTTGATGGATTAGATGGTTATCGCCAACTCAAAAAACGTAATTTTGATGCGGTAATTTCTGACGTGGAAATGCCCAATTTAGATGGACTTTCGCTCACTACCAAAATTCGGCAACATCCAGAATATCAGGATTTGCCCATTATTCTGGTAACTACACTTAATTCAGATGAAGACAAAAGAAGGGGAGCAGATGCAGGAGCCAATGCTTACGTTATCAAAGGTAAGTTT